Proteins from a genomic interval of Frankiaceae bacterium:
- a CDS encoding RtcB family protein encodes MPPTQVAPKLLSWASDLDPAAAKQAERTARLPFVDGHVALMPDAHVGIGATVGSVIPTRDAIIPAAVGVDIGCGMVAVETDLTAADLPDSLDALMPLVARRIPAGVGKGHEHAVSSGRYDALGEHATEFSPKQQVTAATQFGTLGSGNHFVEVCLDEREHVWTVLHSGSRGIGNQLAQRHIEKAKGEMKRLGQTLEDPDLAYFVQGTPEFETYVSDMLWAQRYAMASRAVMSERAVKSLFEVVGKGRQLRVINCHHNFTQQETHDGRDLWVTRKGAIKAAAGDEGVIPGSMGTRSYVVRGLGNTASYHSCSHGAGRRLSRGQAKRTLTVESLKEAMAGKSWLDADAQALLDEHPAAYKDIDQVMADQRDLVEVQHTLSQVFNYKGL; translated from the coding sequence GTGCCCCCCACCCAGGTCGCCCCGAAGCTGCTGTCGTGGGCGTCCGACCTCGACCCCGCCGCGGCGAAGCAGGCGGAGCGGACGGCGCGGCTGCCGTTCGTCGACGGCCACGTCGCGCTCATGCCCGACGCGCACGTCGGCATCGGCGCCACCGTCGGCTCGGTCATCCCGACCCGCGACGCGATCATCCCCGCGGCCGTCGGCGTCGACATCGGCTGCGGCATGGTGGCGGTCGAGACCGACCTCACCGCCGCCGACCTGCCCGACTCGCTCGACGCGCTCATGCCGCTCGTCGCCCGGCGCATCCCCGCCGGCGTCGGCAAGGGCCACGAGCACGCCGTGTCCAGCGGCCGGTACGACGCCCTCGGCGAGCACGCGACGGAGTTCTCGCCGAAGCAGCAGGTCACCGCGGCGACGCAGTTCGGCACGCTCGGCTCCGGCAACCACTTCGTCGAGGTCTGCCTCGACGAGCGCGAGCACGTGTGGACCGTTCTCCACTCGGGCTCGCGGGGCATCGGCAACCAGCTCGCGCAGCGGCACATCGAGAAGGCCAAGGGCGAGATGAAGCGCCTCGGCCAGACCCTCGAGGACCCCGACCTCGCGTACTTCGTGCAGGGCACGCCGGAGTTCGAGACGTACGTCTCCGACATGCTCTGGGCGCAGCGGTACGCCATGGCGTCGCGTGCGGTGATGAGCGAGCGGGCGGTGAAGTCGCTGTTCGAGGTCGTGGGCAAGGGCCGGCAGCTGCGCGTCATCAACTGCCACCACAATTTTACGCAGCAGGAGACGCACGACGGTCGCGACCTCTGGGTCACCCGCAAGGGCGCCATCAAGGCCGCGGCGGGTGACGAGGGCGTCATCCCCGGCTCGATGGGCACGCGGTCGTACGTCGTGCGCGGCCTCGGCAACACGGCGTCGTACCACTCGTGCAGCCACGGCGCGGGCCGGCGGCTCTCGCGTGGCCAGGCGAAGCGGACGCTGACCGTCGAGTCGCTCAAGGAGGCGATGGCGGGCAAGTCCTGGCTCGACGCCGACGCCCAGGCGCTCCTCGACGAGCACCCGGCGGCGTACAAGGACATCGACCAGGTCATGGCCGACCAGCGCGACCTGGTGGAGGTCCAGCACACGCTGAGCCAGGTGTTCAACTACAAGGGCCTCTGA
- a CDS encoding TIGR00730 family Rossman fold protein, translated as MATICVFCASSDDIPQRYVDLATEVGTELARRGHSLVSGGGSVSLMGAVARAVRAGGGRTVGIIPRALLEMEIADHAADELVVCDTMRERKGEMDRRSDAFITLPGGIGTLEELLEVWTARTLGMHDKPVVVCDPDDAYAPLRAQIDQLIERGFARPEINDALVWCTTAAEAVTLAEGSGHQPPPDDEELLEAEL; from the coding sequence GTGGCGACCATCTGCGTGTTCTGCGCGTCGAGCGACGACATCCCGCAGCGTTACGTCGACCTCGCGACCGAGGTCGGCACCGAGCTGGCGCGGCGCGGCCACTCGCTCGTCAGTGGCGGCGGCTCGGTGTCGTTGATGGGCGCCGTCGCGCGGGCGGTCAGGGCGGGCGGGGGACGTACGGTCGGCATCATCCCCCGCGCGCTGCTGGAGATGGAGATCGCCGACCACGCCGCCGACGAGCTCGTCGTCTGCGACACCATGCGCGAGCGCAAGGGCGAGATGGACCGCAGGTCCGACGCGTTCATCACGCTGCCCGGCGGCATCGGCACGCTCGAAGAGCTGCTGGAGGTGTGGACCGCGCGCACCCTCGGCATGCACGACAAGCCGGTCGTGGTGTGCGACCCCGACGACGCGTACGCGCCGCTGCGCGCGCAGATCGACCAGCTCATCGAACGCGGCTTCGCCCGACCCGAGATCAACGACGCGCTGGTCTGGTGCACGACGGCGGCGGAGGCGGTGACCCTCGCCGAAGGCTCGGGCCACCAGCCCCCGCCCGACGACGAGGAGCTGCTCGAAGCAGAGCTCTGA
- a CDS encoding TIGR00730 family Rossman fold protein produces the protein MSDDKPGELPSHAPMPEKQRGQTVLRREHAESSVTTDQRLLDSKGAADWVHTDPWRVLRIQAEFVEGFGTLSSLGPAVSVFGSARTPRTDPDYASGERLGAALARAGFTVITGGGPGLMEAVNKGCLEAGGTSVGLGIELPFEQRLNDYVDIGIQFRYFFARKTMFVKYAQAFVIAPGGFGTLDELFEALTLVQTDKVTRFPVILLGEAYWRGMVDWLRDTMAAGGKIAPEDLDLLHCTDDVDEAVDVIVRAAEARRREGRQ, from the coding sequence ATGAGCGACGACAAGCCCGGCGAGCTGCCCAGCCACGCGCCGATGCCGGAGAAGCAGCGCGGCCAGACGGTGCTGCGCCGCGAGCACGCCGAGTCGTCGGTCACGACCGACCAGCGGCTGCTCGACTCCAAGGGGGCGGCCGACTGGGTGCACACCGACCCGTGGCGGGTGCTGCGCATCCAGGCGGAGTTCGTCGAGGGGTTCGGCACGCTCTCGTCGCTCGGCCCCGCGGTGAGCGTGTTCGGCTCCGCGCGCACGCCGCGTACGGACCCCGACTACGCCAGCGGCGAACGCCTCGGCGCCGCCCTGGCCCGCGCCGGCTTCACCGTCATCACCGGCGGCGGCCCCGGCCTCATGGAGGCGGTCAACAAGGGGTGCCTCGAAGCCGGCGGTACGTCCGTCGGGCTCGGCATCGAGCTGCCTTTCGAGCAGCGGCTCAACGACTACGTCGACATCGGCATCCAGTTCCGGTACTTCTTCGCGCGCAAGACGATGTTCGTGAAGTACGCGCAGGCGTTCGTCATCGCGCCCGGGGGGTTCGGGACGCTGGACGAGCTGTTCGAGGCGCTGACGCTGGTGCAGACGGACAAGGTGACGCGCTTCCCCGTCATCCTGCTCGGGGAGGCGTACTGGCGCGGGATGGTCGACTGGCTGCGCGACACGATGGCGGCCGGCGGCAAGATCGCTCCCGAGGACCTCGACCTCCTGCACTGCACCGACGACGTCGACGAGGCGGTGGACGTCATCGTGCGCGCCGCGGAAGCCCGCCGCCGCGAGGGCCGGCAGTAG
- the dapE gene encoding succinyl-diaminopimelate desuccinylase, translating into MTLDVTLDPVALTAAIVDVESVSGNERALADAVEATLSGLGHLEVTRDGDAVVARTSLGRTQRVLLGGHLDTVPVAGNLPSRVEGDRIHGCGTSDMKSSLAVMLRLAATLTSPRHDLTYVFYDNEEVEAEKNGLGRLSRNARHLLDADLAILMEPTNGLVEAGCQGTLKAVVALDGVRAHSARSWLGDNAIHKAGEVLRRLAAYDARRVVIDGCEYREGLNAVGISGGVAGNVIPHECAVSVNFRFAPDRSEEQAAEHVREVLGGYDVTIADSAAGAMPGLDREVSKEFIATVGSAPMAKLGWTDVSRFAALGIAALNYGPGDPNLAHKADESCDTALIGRCEEVMRAYLA; encoded by the coding sequence GTGACGCTCGACGTCACGCTGGACCCCGTCGCGCTGACCGCCGCGATCGTCGACGTCGAGAGCGTCAGCGGCAACGAGCGCGCGCTCGCCGACGCCGTCGAGGCGACGCTCTCGGGCCTGGGCCACCTGGAGGTGACACGCGACGGCGACGCGGTCGTCGCGCGGACGTCGCTGGGGCGTACGCAGCGCGTCCTCCTCGGCGGCCACCTCGACACCGTTCCTGTCGCCGGCAACCTGCCCTCGCGCGTCGAGGGCGACCGCATCCACGGCTGCGGCACGTCGGACATGAAGTCCTCGCTCGCGGTCATGCTGCGCCTTGCCGCGACGCTGACCTCGCCTCGCCATGACCTGACGTACGTCTTCTACGACAACGAGGAGGTCGAGGCCGAGAAGAACGGCCTCGGCCGCCTCTCCCGCAACGCCCGCCACCTCCTCGACGCCGACCTCGCGATCCTCATGGAGCCGACGAACGGGCTCGTCGAGGCCGGGTGCCAGGGGACGTTGAAGGCGGTGGTGGCGCTGGACGGGGTCCGAGCGCACAGTGCCCGGAGCTGGCTGGGGGACAACGCGATCCACAAGGCCGGCGAGGTGCTGCGCAGGCTGGCGGCGTACGACGCGCGGCGCGTCGTCATCGACGGCTGCGAGTACCGCGAGGGCCTCAACGCCGTCGGGATCAGCGGGGGAGTGGCGGGCAACGTCATCCCGCACGAGTGCGCGGTGAGCGTCAACTTCCGCTTCGCGCCGGACCGTTCGGAGGAGCAGGCGGCGGAGCACGTACGCGAGGTGCTCGGCGGCTACGACGTGACGATCGCCGACTCGGCGGCGGGCGCGATGCCCGGCCTCGACCGCGAGGTGTCGAAGGAGTTCATCGCGACGGTCGGCAGCGCGCCGATGGCGAAGCTCGGCTGGACCGACGTCTCGCGCTTCGCGGCGCTCGGCATCGCCGCGCTCAACTACGGCCCCGGTGACCCGAACCTCGCGCACAAGGCCGACGAGTCCTGCGACACCGCGCTCATCGGCCGGTGCGAAGAGGTCATGCGCGCGTACCTGGCCTGA
- a CDS encoding 2,3,4,5-tetrahydropyridine-2,6-dicarboxylate N-succinyltransferase translates to MQHEIEALWERRNGMSENDLQARGLVTEVIDELDRGKIRVAEVGIDGEVVVHEWVKQAILLSFRLLNIADGEVGPFAYRDRIPLKKTFDGVRVIPGAIARWGSYCAPGVVLMPSFVNIGGYVDEGTMVDTWATVGSCAQIGKRVHLSGGVGIGGVLEPPNAVPVIVEDDAFIGSRSMVVDGARVRRGAKLGAGCILTASTHVFDAETGEELPRGEAPERSVCVGSSRMKSFPGGEFGMPCLLVLRYLEGTEHDKLQLNDVLRRHGVSM, encoded by the coding sequence ATGCAGCACGAGATCGAAGCACTCTGGGAACGCCGCAACGGCATGTCCGAGAACGACCTCCAGGCCCGCGGGCTCGTCACCGAGGTCATCGACGAGCTCGACCGCGGCAAGATCCGCGTCGCCGAGGTCGGCATCGACGGCGAGGTGGTCGTCCACGAGTGGGTGAAGCAGGCGATCCTGCTGTCGTTCCGGCTGCTCAACATCGCCGACGGCGAGGTGGGGCCGTTCGCCTACCGCGACCGCATCCCGTTGAAGAAGACGTTCGACGGCGTGCGGGTCATCCCGGGCGCCATCGCGCGGTGGGGCTCGTACTGCGCGCCGGGCGTCGTGCTCATGCCGTCGTTCGTCAACATCGGCGGCTACGTCGACGAGGGCACGATGGTCGACACCTGGGCCACGGTCGGGTCGTGCGCCCAGATCGGCAAGCGCGTGCACCTGTCCGGCGGCGTCGGCATCGGCGGCGTCCTCGAGCCGCCGAACGCCGTGCCGGTGATCGTGGAGGACGACGCGTTCATCGGGTCGCGGTCGATGGTGGTCGACGGCGCGCGCGTACGCCGCGGCGCCAAGCTCGGCGCCGGCTGCATCCTCACCGCGTCGACGCACGTGTTCGACGCGGAGACCGGCGAGGAGCTGCCCCGCGGCGAGGCCCCCGAACGTTCCGTCTGCGTCGGCTCGTCGCGGATGAAGTCGTTCCCCGGGGGAGAGTTCGGGATGCCGTGCCTGCTCGTGCTGCGCTACCTCGAGGGCACCGAGCACGACAAGCTCCAGCTCAACGACGTGCTCCGCAGGCACGGGGTGTCGATGTGA
- the dapC gene encoding succinyldiaminopimelate transaminase has translation MLDLPEFPWDRLTPYADRARAHPGGIVDLSVGTPVDPTPSVAQSALYDAADAPGYPLTAGTPELREAITAWLARRLGVEAGAVLPTIGSKELVALLPTLLGLRGRVLFPDLAYPTYDIGARLAGCEPVPVRTTDGLIDVEALDPEGAAALWVNHPANPHGRMAPPEHLAEVVAWGRAHRVLVLSDECYAEFGWTAKATSALAEGSDGVLAVHSLSKRSNLAGYRAAFVAGDAEVVERLLEVRRHAGLIVPFPVQAAMVAALGDDEHVEAQRARYMERRDVLMPALGKAGWRVDHSDGGLYLWATRGDDCWAAVGWFADRGILVAPGEFYGAPGAQHVRLALTAPTDRVTAAAARLE, from the coding sequence GTGCTGGATCTCCCTGAGTTCCCCTGGGACAGGCTGACGCCGTACGCCGACCGCGCGCGCGCTCACCCCGGCGGCATCGTCGACCTCTCCGTCGGCACGCCCGTCGATCCCACGCCCTCCGTCGCGCAGAGCGCCCTGTACGACGCCGCCGACGCCCCCGGCTACCCCCTCACCGCAGGCACCCCCGAGCTCCGCGAGGCCATTACGGCGTGGCTGGCGCGCCGGCTCGGCGTCGAGGCCGGCGCCGTGCTCCCCACGATCGGCAGCAAGGAGCTCGTCGCGCTGCTGCCGACGCTGCTCGGGCTGCGGGGGCGGGTGCTGTTCCCCGACCTGGCGTACCCGACGTACGACATCGGCGCCCGGCTGGCCGGCTGCGAGCCGGTCCCCGTCAGGACGACCGACGGCCTGATCGACGTCGAAGCGCTGGACCCCGAGGGCGCCGCCGCGCTCTGGGTCAACCACCCCGCCAACCCCCACGGCCGCATGGCCCCGCCCGAGCACCTCGCCGAGGTCGTCGCGTGGGGCCGCGCGCACCGCGTCCTCGTGCTCTCCGACGAGTGCTACGCCGAGTTCGGCTGGACCGCGAAGGCCACCAGCGCGCTCGCCGAGGGGTCCGACGGCGTTCTCGCCGTCCACTCGCTGTCCAAGCGGTCGAACCTCGCAGGCTACCGGGCGGCGTTCGTCGCGGGCGACGCCGAGGTGGTCGAGCGCCTGCTGGAGGTACGCCGCCATGCCGGCCTCATCGTGCCGTTCCCCGTGCAGGCGGCGATGGTCGCGGCACTGGGCGACGACGAGCACGTCGAGGCTCAGCGCGCCCGCTACATGGAGCGCCGTGACGTGCTCATGCCCGCGCTCGGCAAGGCGGGGTGGCGCGTCGACCACTCCGACGGCGGGCTCTACCTCTGGGCCACGCGCGGCGACGACTGCTGGGCTGCCGTGGGATGGTTCGCCGACCGTGGCATCCTCGTCGCGCCAGGGGAGTTCTACGGAGCTCCTGGAGCGCAGCACGTCCGCCTCGCCCTGACCGCCCCCACCGACCGCGTCACCGCCGCGGCCGCCCGCCTGGAGTGA
- the fdxA gene encoding ferredoxin — MTYTIAEPCVDVKDKACIEECPVDCIYEGVRSLYIHPDECVDCGACEPVCPVEAIFYEDDVPATWKPFTKDNKDFFNDLGSPGGASKIGPQAFDGPYVAAMPAD, encoded by the coding sequence GTGACGTACACCATCGCCGAGCCGTGCGTCGATGTGAAGGACAAGGCCTGCATCGAAGAGTGCCCGGTCGACTGCATCTACGAGGGCGTGCGCTCGCTGTACATCCACCCCGACGAGTGCGTGGACTGCGGCGCGTGCGAGCCTGTCTGCCCCGTCGAGGCGATCTTCTACGAGGACGACGTCCCCGCCACGTGGAAGCCGTTCACCAAGGACAACAAGGACTTCTTCAACGACCTCGGCTCGCCGGGTGGCGCCTCGAAGATCGGCCCCCAGGCGTTCGACGGCCCGTACGTCGCGGCGATGCCCGCCGACTAG
- a CDS encoding transglutaminase-like domain-containing protein, producing MTVESRRRFADNLRSTAPDLGLACLLVGCEVFPDLDVGSGLDALDALAEAAAPLMVSGEEPTGLRRALADDAGFRGYGDDYGDLRASLLSEVLRRRRGVPIVLSVVYMEVARRLGVPCDGVGLPGHFFVSVGGLLVDPFYGGRVVSRHELDMRMGPVSDDDLAPWPVPAIVTRVLANIRAGASRHDKLRTRLWAVELSMLVPSHSLALRKERGEILIQLGDYLAAAFELEAYAEAVAPVDPEAADHALRAARMSRARLS from the coding sequence ATGACCGTCGAGTCCCGACGGCGGTTCGCGGACAACCTGCGCTCGACCGCGCCCGACCTCGGGCTCGCCTGCCTGCTCGTCGGGTGCGAGGTGTTCCCCGACCTGGACGTGGGTTCGGGACTCGACGCGCTGGACGCGCTCGCCGAGGCGGCGGCTCCGTTGATGGTGTCGGGCGAGGAGCCGACCGGACTGCGGCGAGCGCTCGCCGACGACGCCGGCTTCCGCGGCTACGGCGACGACTACGGCGACCTCCGCGCCTCGCTGCTCTCCGAGGTGCTCCGGCGGCGGCGCGGCGTACCGATCGTGCTGTCGGTGGTGTACATGGAGGTCGCGCGGCGGCTCGGCGTGCCGTGCGACGGGGTCGGCCTGCCAGGCCATTTCTTCGTGTCCGTGGGCGGGCTGCTCGTGGATCCGTTCTACGGCGGCCGGGTCGTGTCGCGGCACGAGCTCGACATGCGGATGGGCCCGGTGTCCGACGACGACCTCGCGCCGTGGCCGGTCCCCGCGATCGTGACCCGCGTGCTCGCCAACATCCGCGCGGGCGCGTCGAGGCACGACAAGCTGCGTACGCGCCTGTGGGCCGTCGAGCTGTCGATGCTGGTGCCGTCGCACTCGCTGGCGCTGCGCAAGGAGCGCGGCGAGATCCTCATCCAGCTCGGCGACTACCTCGCGGCGGCGTTCGAGCTGGAGGCGTACGCCGAGGCCGTAGCCCCTGTCGACCCCGAGGCCGCCGACCACGCCCTGCGGGCGGCCAGGATGTCGCGAGCGCGGCTGTCCTGA
- the cysS gene encoding cysteine--tRNA ligase, whose protein sequence is MRLYDTMARGVVDIEPATPGRLTLYACGPTVYRYAHVGNFRTFLLSDLIRRVAELHKLQVHVVQNITDVGHLTDDTNDLGDDKVLAQARAEGKTALEIAEFYTEAFHRDLAALNIHRADDEPKASDWIEPMIELIARLIEKGHAYATEDGSVFFDASSWEPYGAISGNRLDSLVAGHRSEGEVHPYKRFHADWALWKDAGPNRQQVWETPWGTGFPGWHIECSAMSLALLGETIDVHTGGIDLRFPHHEDERAQSEAAVGHQVVRHWVHGEHLLFEGRKMAKSTGNVVLVSDIADRGYDPLALRLSYLGSRYRTQINLTWNEIEAADKTLARWRDRVRTWAESPSKPMCAEYEGRFRQALDDDLDTPAALQVVREVERDTDIPDGSKFELFAHMDRVLGLDLVRDVGKPKAALPQGAQDLLDQRAAAREAKDFAASDRLRDELAALGVTVRDTPEGQVT, encoded by the coding sequence ATGCGGCTGTACGACACCATGGCGCGCGGCGTCGTCGACATCGAGCCCGCGACCCCCGGTCGCCTCACGCTCTACGCCTGCGGCCCGACCGTCTACCGGTACGCGCACGTCGGCAACTTCCGGACGTTCCTCCTGTCCGACCTGATCCGCCGGGTCGCCGAGCTGCACAAGCTCCAGGTGCACGTCGTCCAGAACATCACCGACGTCGGCCACCTGACCGACGACACGAACGACCTCGGCGACGACAAGGTTCTCGCCCAGGCGCGCGCGGAGGGCAAGACCGCGCTGGAGATCGCGGAGTTCTACACCGAGGCGTTCCACCGCGACCTCGCCGCGCTCAACATCCATCGCGCCGACGACGAGCCCAAGGCGTCGGACTGGATCGAGCCGATGATCGAGCTGATCGCGCGGCTGATCGAGAAGGGGCACGCGTACGCCACCGAGGACGGCTCGGTGTTCTTCGACGCGTCGTCGTGGGAGCCGTACGGCGCCATCTCCGGCAACCGCCTCGACTCCCTCGTCGCGGGCCACCGCAGCGAGGGCGAGGTGCATCCGTACAAGCGCTTCCACGCCGACTGGGCGCTCTGGAAGGACGCGGGCCCCAACAGGCAGCAGGTCTGGGAGACGCCCTGGGGTACGGGCTTCCCCGGCTGGCACATCGAGTGCTCGGCGATGTCGCTCGCGCTGCTCGGCGAGACGATCGACGTGCACACCGGCGGCATCGACCTGCGCTTCCCCCACCACGAGGACGAGCGCGCGCAGTCCGAGGCCGCGGTCGGCCATCAGGTCGTACGCCACTGGGTCCACGGCGAGCACCTGCTGTTCGAGGGCCGCAAGATGGCCAAGTCGACCGGCAACGTGGTCCTCGTGAGCGACATCGCCGACCGCGGCTACGACCCGCTGGCGCTGCGCCTGTCCTACCTCGGGAGCCGCTACCGCACCCAGATCAACCTGACGTGGAACGAGATCGAGGCCGCCGACAAGACGCTGGCGCGGTGGCGAGACCGCGTACGGACCTGGGCCGAGTCGCCGTCGAAGCCGATGTGCGCCGAGTACGAGGGGCGGTTCCGCCAGGCGCTCGACGACGACCTCGACACGCCCGCCGCGCTGCAGGTCGTCCGCGAGGTCGAGCGCGACACCGACATCCCCGACGGCAGCAAGTTCGAGCTGTTCGCGCACATGGACCGGGTGCTGGGGCTCGACCTCGTCCGCGACGTCGGCAAGCCGAAAGCCGCTCTCCCCCAGGGCGCTCAGGATCTTCTCGACCAGCGCGCCGCGGCGCGCGAAGCGAAGGACTTCGCCGCCTCCGACCGGCTCCGCGACGAGCTCGCGGCCCTCGGCGTCACCGTCCGCGACACCCCCGAGGGTCAGGTCACCTGA
- the pyk gene encoding pyruvate kinase — MAKTKVVATLGPASRDPEVLAGMIEAGVSVVRINCSHGTRNDHVADVALVRTVAGSLGRNVAVLADLQGPKIRVGTVDPAGVVLSGTAVLRGGVETSSDDAVPVSYVRFADDVRPGTCVLLDDGRIELRVRSVVGHDVLCDVVRGGLLTSRKGINLPGVDVTAQSPTLKDLEDAIALVGAGIDYLAMSFVRCADDVERLRAAVQGIGHDVPIVAKLERPESVDRLDEILAVSDAVMVARGDLGVEVGPERVPVLQKSMIAAANAHALPVITATEMLESMIAAQRPTRAEASDVANAVFDGTSAVMLSAETAIGTDPVNVVRWMTRICEQAEGAPRFAEPPPPVRGSITPARAVAHAVVQTVNDLGAVAVVVHTQTGSSSRLVASFNPGVPVLALSPAEETLRLVALHRGVRGALVDRADDSVTLTAQANEEVLRAGLARPGDCVVVVAGAPGHVGGTNRLLVHQVT, encoded by the coding sequence ATGGCGAAGACCAAGGTCGTGGCGACGCTCGGCCCCGCGAGCCGCGACCCCGAGGTGCTCGCCGGGATGATCGAGGCGGGCGTGTCGGTCGTCCGGATCAACTGCTCGCACGGCACGCGCAACGACCACGTCGCCGACGTCGCGCTGGTGCGTACGGTCGCCGGGTCCCTCGGGCGCAACGTCGCGGTGCTCGCCGACCTCCAGGGGCCGAAGATCCGGGTCGGCACGGTCGACCCGGCGGGCGTCGTGCTGAGCGGGACGGCCGTGCTGCGGGGCGGCGTCGAGACGTCGTCCGACGACGCGGTGCCGGTGTCGTACGTGCGGTTCGCCGACGACGTACGGCCAGGGACGTGCGTCCTGCTCGACGACGGGCGGATCGAGCTGCGGGTGCGGTCGGTCGTGGGCCACGACGTGCTGTGCGACGTCGTCCGCGGCGGTCTGCTCACCAGCCGCAAGGGGATCAACCTGCCGGGCGTGGACGTCACCGCGCAGAGTCCGACGCTGAAGGACCTGGAGGACGCGATCGCGCTGGTGGGCGCGGGGATCGACTACCTCGCGATGTCGTTCGTCCGCTGCGCCGACGACGTCGAACGGCTGCGCGCGGCGGTCCAGGGCATCGGCCACGACGTGCCGATCGTCGCGAAGCTCGAGCGCCCCGAGTCGGTGGACAGGCTCGACGAGATCCTCGCCGTCTCCGACGCCGTCATGGTCGCGCGCGGCGACCTCGGCGTGGAGGTCGGGCCCGAGCGGGTGCCCGTGCTCCAGAAGTCGATGATCGCCGCCGCCAACGCGCACGCGCTCCCCGTCATCACCGCGACGGAGATGCTGGAGTCGATGATTGCCGCGCAACGCCCCACGCGCGCCGAGGCGTCGGACGTCGCGAACGCCGTGTTCGACGGGACGTCCGCCGTCATGCTCTCCGCGGAGACCGCGATCGGCACCGACCCCGTCAACGTCGTCCGCTGGATGACGCGCATCTGCGAGCAGGCGGAGGGCGCGCCGCGGTTCGCGGAGCCGCCGCCGCCGGTACGCGGCTCCATCACGCCGGCCCGCGCCGTCGCCCACGCCGTGGTGCAGACGGTGAACGACCTCGGCGCCGTTGCCGTCGTCGTGCACACGCAGACGGGTTCGTCGTCGCGGCTGGTGGCGTCGTTCAACCCCGGGGTGCCGGTGCTCGCGCTGTCGCCGGCCGAGGAGACGCTGCGGCTGGTGGCACTGCACCGTGGCGTCAGGGGCGCGCTGGTCGACCGGGCGGACGACTCGGTGACGCTGACGGCCCAGGCCAACGAGGAGGTGCTACGCGCCGGCCTCGCGCGACCGGGCGACTGCGTCGTCGTGGTGGCCGGTGCGCCGGGCCACGTGGGCGGCACAAACCGGCTGCTCGTGCATCAGGTGACCTGA
- a CDS encoding flavin reductase family protein encodes MTVDADAYRGVVGHFATGVTVVTTCDQGRHVGMTANSFTSVSLDPVLALVAVDRNARFHAAVLRSESFAVNVLAADQQDLSRWFATRGRPHDDEHIDRWPHRIGSVSGAAVFDGVLAALECRTYATHDGGDHTLLVGEVLGMTADRPDAEPLLYFKGVYRTLPAGPEDPTPSLADGSPD; translated from the coding sequence GTGACCGTCGACGCCGACGCGTACCGGGGCGTCGTCGGCCACTTCGCCACCGGGGTGACCGTCGTGACGACGTGCGACCAGGGGCGGCACGTCGGCATGACCGCGAACTCGTTCACCTCGGTGTCGCTCGACCCCGTGCTGGCCCTCGTCGCGGTCGACCGCAACGCCCGCTTCCACGCCGCGGTGCTGAGGTCGGAGTCGTTCGCGGTCAACGTCCTCGCCGCCGACCAGCAGGACCTGTCGCGGTGGTTCGCCACCCGCGGGCGGCCGCACGACGACGAGCACATCGACCGCTGGCCGCACCGGATCGGCTCCGTGTCAGGGGCCGCTGTCTTCGACGGCGTGCTCGCGGCGCTGGAGTGCAGGACGTACGCAACCCACGACGGCGGCGACCACACGCTGCTCGTCGGCGAGGTGCTCGGCATGACCGCCGACCGGCCCGACGCGGAGCCGCTGCTCTACTTCAAAGGTGTCTACAGGACGCTGCCCGCGGGCCCCGAGGACCCGACGCCGTCACTCGCGGACGGGTCACCCGACTAG